A window of Myxococcota bacterium genomic DNA:
GGGGGTGAGCTGGCGCGGGCGCGGGTGCGCTGCGCGGGCGGCCGCATCGAGACGGTCGAGGGCGGCGTCGAGCCGCGCTCCGACGACGTGCGGCACGAGAACGGCACGCTCGTGCCGGGGCTGATCGACTTGCAGGTGAACGGCGGCGCGGGCGCGGCCTACGACGATCCCGACCCCGCGGCGCGCAGGCGCGCGACCGACTTCCACCTGCGCGCCGGCACGACCAGCCTGCTCGCCACGCTCGTCAGCGCGCCGCTCGATGCGCTGGAACGCGCGCTCGCGCGGCTGCTCGGCGACGTGTCGCCGGGCGGGCCGATCCTGGGCATCCACCTCGAAGGGCCGTTCCTGGCCGACGCCAAGCGCGGCGCGCACGCGGCCGAGCACCTGTGCGATCCCACGCCCGAACGCGTGGGCCGGCTGCTCGACGTGGCCGAGGGCGCGACCCGCATGGTGACTCTCGCGCCCGAGCGCGAAGGCGCGCTCGCCGCCGTGGAGCGCTTCGCGCGCGCGGGCGCGGTGGTGGCGGCGGGTCACTCGCGCGCGACCCTGGCCGAGGTGCGCGCGGCGATCGAGCGCGGTCTCTCGTTCGTGACTCACGTGGGCAACGCGAGTGACTGGCCGGCGCGTGTGCTCGACCCGGCGCTCGGCCGGCGCGTGTCGGAGCCCAACCTGGTGGGCGCGTTCCTCGTCGATCGGC
This region includes:
- a CDS encoding amidohydrolase family protein, with the protein product MSALSIWAARALTPGGELARARVRCAGGRIETVEGGVEPRSDDVRHENGTLVPGLIDLQVNGGAGAAYDDPDPAARRRATDFHLRAGTTSLLATLVSAPLDALERALARLLGDVSPGGPILGIHLEGPFLADAKRGAHAAEHLCDPTPERVGRLLDVAEGATRMVTLAPEREGALAAVERFARAGAVVAAGHSRATLAEVRAAIERGLSFVTHVGNASDWPARVLDPALGRRVSEPNLVGAFLVDRRLRGSVILDGHHLHPELARALVELRGAEAVALVSDATPATGLPPGRYRMGGLDAEIHPGGLATTGESLAGSAIPLLDAVRTAVRLAGLPLATAVRMASAVPASVLGLGARKGSISAGADADLLVLGPDLSLRAVYRAGESLAI